A window of the Cannabis sativa cultivar Pink pepper isolate KNU-18-1 chromosome X, ASM2916894v1, whole genome shotgun sequence genome harbors these coding sequences:
- the LOC115713069 gene encoding transcription factor VIP1 — protein MEAKLPPAKPPSPTDMVIDQMSETPKRGSHHRRAHSDTSFRFPNLDDLLLFDPSDLDLSAFPSPSPSPSPSPSPTPAARASAAAASSTAVTFDSSDESCGPIGAPRSRPRPSGTPSHIRSLSVDSDFFEGLGFGGGDSSKEAVGVEKRAGRHGYSNSMDGFGSASFESDSAGLGVDGIKKAMAPDRLAELALIDPKRAKRILANRQSAARSKERKIRYTNELERKVQTLQTEATTLSAQVTLLQRDTTGLTAENKELKLRLQAMEQQAQLREALNEKLREEVQRLKIATGQVPSVNGNMFNRGLAPQFSSHQPSMHHFGSHQTQQQQHQQQQQQLHMPQSSNNNQNHNNGQPHLSFLDYNQRV, from the exons ATGGAAGCCAAGCTTCCTCCAGCAAAGCCTCCATCGCCGACGGACATGGTGATTGACCAGATGTCGGAGACCCCAAAGCGTGGGTCGCATCACAGGCGAGCTCACTCCGACACTTCCTTCCGTTTCCCTAATCTCGATGACCTTCTCCTCTTCGACCCATCTGACCTCGACCTAAGCGCCTTCCCTTCTCCTTCTCCATCTCCTTCCCCTTCTCCCTCCCCTACACCCGCCGCACGCGCCTCAGCCGCCGCGGCTTCCTCCACCGCCGTGACCTTTGATTCCTCCGACGAGTCCTGCGGTCCAATCGGGGCTCCCAGGTCTAGACCCAGACCCTCAGGTACCCCTTCCCATATTCGGAGTCTGTCTGTGGACTCTGACTTCTTTGAGGGTTTGGGTTTCGGTGGTGGAGACTCGTCGAAAGAGGCGGTTGGGGTTGAGAAGAGGGCTGGTCGTCATGGGTATAGTAACTCCATGGATGGATTTGGTTCGGCTTCGTTTGAGTCTGACTCGGCTGGTCTTGGCGTTGATGGTATTAAGAAAGCTATGGCTCCTGATAGACTCGCTGAGCTTGCTCTGATTGACCCCAAAAGAGCTAAAAG aattcTTGCTAATAGACAATCTGCTGCGCGGTCTAAAGAGAGAAAGATTCGTTATACCAATGAGCTGGAGAGGAAGGTCCAGACGCTTCAGACTGAAGCCACTACTCTTTCTGCGCAGGTTACATTGCTCCAG AGAGATACTACTGGGTTAACTGCTGAGAATAAGGAGCTCAAACTGCGGTTACAGGCCATGGAGCAACAAGCACAACTCAGAGAAG CTCTGAACGAAAAATTGAGGGAAGAAGTTCAGCGCCTCAAGATAGCAACCGGGCAAGTTCCTTCTGTCAACGGCAATATGTTCAACCGAGGACTCGCTCCTCAATTCTCCTCACACCAGCCCAGCATGCATCACTTCGGTAGCCACCAAACTCAGCAGCAGCAGCatcaacaacagcaacaacagctTCATATGCCTCAGTCATCCAACAATAACCAGAATCACAATAACGGGCAGCCTCATCTTAGCTTCTTGGACTACAATCAAAGGGTGTAG